In one Lolium rigidum isolate FL_2022 chromosome 3, APGP_CSIRO_Lrig_0.1, whole genome shotgun sequence genomic region, the following are encoded:
- the LOC124702995 gene encoding kinesin-like protein KIN-14O: protein MEKETMGGHVMLPLENLGLDVPNGEILLGHDKDMSTLQEEISAMRSRHRHLNRRRREALDKLIDLKGSIRVFCRVRPLISTSNFKIKSPITVEQEKITVRAVGVKKDFSVDRVFDQESTQDDVFHEVKPIIRSALDGHNVCILAFGQTGTGKTYTMEGTNDNLGVVPRAIQELFSHASQDSSSTYSFSISMLEVYMGSLRDLLAPRQHLFRSTECNTTCNLSILATKSGAVEVEGLTDVAMPDIKKANQWYCRGRRSRSTSWTNVNDVSSRSHCLTRITIRRSGGVTEEVSKLWLVDLGGSERLLKTGASGLTMDEGKAINLSLSALGDVIAALRRKRSHVPYRNSKLTQILSDSLGGGSKVLMVVHISPSKDDVGETICSLGFAKRARLIESCRELSEDLNMLKQKRLSELEKEICDTEHELKDLSEEISSAEVSLEERKKVSPSVCQALCDEKGSPRSTLVVGHIDATDSPRATEKAKTRVSRGSVPHFMSPTECSRQRHGIASHSVSKPRLTKSVNRYPAELRGSQSLSHSSCKNASKVRSAAFSSGVSKLKYLSVKSDQINISSNSIDSTAASAPQRRESFISRPVQRAPLHQHRRRMSCLT from the exons ATGGAGAAGGAGACCATGGGGGGTCATGTGATGCTGCCGCTGGAGAACCTGGGCTTGGATGTCCCCAACGGTGAAATCTTACTTGGCCATGACAAGGACATGTCAACTCTGCAAG AGGAGATTTCGGCTATGAGATCAAGGCATAGACATCTCAACCGGAGAAGGCGAGAGGCGCTGGACAAACTCATAGACCTGAAAG GAAGTATCAGGGTGTTCTGCCGGGTCCGGCCGTTAATCTCAACCAGCAACTTCAAGATCAAATCACCAATTACTGTTGAACAAGAGAAGATCACAGTTCGAGCAGTGGGCGTCAAGAAAGATTTCAGTGTTGATAGGGTGTTTGATCAGGAGTCAACGCAAG ATGATGTCTTCCATGAGGTAAAGCCAATCATCAGATCTGCACTTGATGGGCACAACGTCTGCATCCTTGCTTTTGGCCAAACTGGGACAGGAAAGACCTATACAATG GAAGGAACTAACGATAACCTTGGCGTCGTGCCTCGAGCGATACAAGAACTGTTTTCGCATGCTTCTCAAGATAGTTCATCCACATATTCTTTCTCCATAAGCATGCTTGAGGTCTACATGGGAAGTCTCAGGGACTTGTTGGCACCAAGGCAGCATCTCTTCAGGTCCACAGAATGCAATACAACGTG TAATCTCAGCATTCTAGCAACTAAAAGTGGTGCCGTCGAAGTTGAGGGGCTCACCGATGTTGCGATGCCAGACATCAAGAAAGCCAACCAGTGGTATTGCAGAGGGCGGCGATCCCGATCAACATCCTGGACAAATGTCAACGATGTTTCGAGCCGATCACACTG CTTgacaagaattaccataagaagatCTGGAGGTGTCACTGAAGAAGTCAGCAAGCTTTGGCTCGTCGATCTTGGTGGCAGTGAGCGGTTGCTAAAGACTGGTGCGTCTGGGTTGACAATGGATGAAGGTAAGGCCATAAACCTCTCGCTATCAGCCCTTGGAGATGTCATTGCTGCACTAAGACGGAAGAGAAGTCATGTTCCTTACAG AAACAGCAAGCTCACCCAAATTCTCAGTGATTCTCTTG gTGGTGGTTCAAAAGTTCTGATGGTAGTGCATATCAGTCCTTCTAAGGATGATGTCGGCGAGACCATCTGCTCACTGGGCTTCGCAAAAAGAGCAAGGTTGATAGAATCCTGCAGAGAGCTTTCAGAG GACTTGAATATGCTTAAGCAGAAGCGgctctcagagcttgagaaggaaATATGTGACACTGAGCACGAGCTCAAGGATCTCAGTGAAGAAATAAGTAGCGCTGAGGTCTCACTTGAAGAGAGGAAGAAGGTCTCTCCATCTGTCTGTCAGGCTCTCTGCGATGAGAAGGGGTCGCCGAGAAGCACTCTGGTGGTAGGGCACATTGATGCTACAGACAGCCCTCGGGCAACCGAAAAGGCCAAAACCAGGGTGTCTCGTGGCTCAGTTCCTCACTTCATGTCCCCAACCGAGTGCAGCCGGCAAAGACATGGCATAGCAAGCCATTCTGTCAGTAAACCAAGGCTGACAAAATCAGTAAACAGATATCCAGCTGAGCTCCGCGGGAGCCAATCGCTCAGCCACTCCAGCTGCAAGAATGCATCGAAGGTTAGGTCAGCGGCATTCTCATCCGGTGTGTCTAAGTTGAAGTACTTGTCAGTAAAATCTGATCAGATCAACATAAGCAGTAACAGCATTGATTCAACGGCAGCATCAGCGCCTCAACGAAGGGAAAGTTTTATTTCCAGGCCGGTGCAGAGAGCCCCCCTACATCAGCACAGGAGAAGGATGTCGTGTTTAACCTGA